The nucleotide window GCTGCGCCGTCGGCAGCAAGGACCGCTCGCTCTCCGTCTGGGTCAGTACAAATTGTTGACAACACAACATTATGCATTATGCAAAAGGTAAATGTACCCAAGAGTAGAATGAACCATTTACCTAAGTAAAATGTTAAAAGTGCAGACTCTGAAATCCACTTAGGTGCAAAGGTCAaggtgatgttttttgttttttttttaaactctttatTACTGTCATTTATatacaaaacatgttttgataACTTGGCCGTGACAATCGTCCTTTGCATGAGGACTTTTTATGAGATGTTTTGGAGCCCCCGGCGAACGGACCTGTTTGCCTAAACTGTAATTGTTCTCAGAATTGTCTTTTAATGCACTCGATTCACTTTCCTCCATGTCACCGCTTTCTTAAATCATAATCTAGATTGTAGTTTACCCCTTTCTctacagttttttgttgttgttgttggcagTAACAGTATTTCTTCCTCATGTGCATCTCCAGCTGACCTCCCTTAAGCGCCCCCTGGTGGTCATCCACGATTTGTTTGACAAATCCATCATGGACATTTCCTGGTGAGTTTTTCCAcacattgatggatggatggatggatggatgcattgattgatggacagatggatggatggataaatttattgattgatgagtgcattgattgattgattgattgattgattgattgattgattgattgattgattgattgatagtaTCTGACCAAATTGTCTCAGTGCTAATGTTGGCTGCCTGCTGTTCCACCAATCGTCTGTTGGTGGTCTCAAGGTGTATGAAGTTAATTCCACATATCACATATTTGCATCATAATTAATGTCTTTACACCTTTAATTTAGCATGTTGCCATGTTGTCACCATCAGGATGATTTGGGctataattttaaaaaggtcacgatatgtAAAACTGTAATCTAACATTTTGACATTGTATTTAATACCCCTTACACTTCTGTTTTCAGTTCCTCTCATTAAatctttattttgtgtgtgtgtttcaggacTTTGACAGGTTTGGGCATGTTGGTGTGTTCCATGGATGGTACCGTGGCCTACCTGGACTTCTCATTGGACGAACTAGGAGACCCGCTCAGCGAGGAGGAGAAGGTTCGACGACCACCGTCTATAGTCTGCCCTAGTCCTGCAGAATCCAGAACCCAATGATGAAAATGCTCCTCTTTTTCTTAGAACACTATCCACCAGAACATCTACGGCAAAAGTCTGGCCATCACCAGCACACAGGAGCCGCAGCTGGCCACCACCATTATCGAGAACCCGGAGATGCTCAAATACCAGCAGGAGAGGCAAAGCTCGGCCCACAACAACTCTGCAGTGGTCGGCGCAGATTCCTCGGCGCCCAAGCTCAACAGCGTGATGAACGGAGAGTCTCTGGAGGACATCAGGAAGGTGAGCGGGaccccctttttattttttttatttttattttttattttttggccacagaAGCTCGGTCACGCTTCCCCACTTGCTTGACTTCCTGATGTTCTTGTAGAACCTGCTGAAGAAGCAGGTGGAGACTCGAACCGCTGACGGCAGAAGACGGATCACGCCGCTGTGTATCGCTCAGCTGGACACCGGGTagggattattttttatttatttttgtattttttgggggagttgCGTCCAAGCTTGCAAGTGGCAAAGAAACGAGACTACGGCTGCGATGCTCACAACTTTACACCAATTGGCAAACTGTTACAAGTTGTTTGGACTGAAAAATAGCAGCGAAATACAAGGGCATGCAACTCCTCTttctctgattggtcaatcctGGATGGGCAGCTCTCTAATCGTGTCATAGATTTGCACTTTTTCCGCTCAgaattttgtcaacagcggcgCTCGACAACTGGGGTGGGGTACATTAACTTTGCGCTGTACCTAAAGGCGTTATTGCTGCATGCTTGCTAAAACAAACGGGTTGCAGGAGCAAAGCAGTGACAGGTTCTACTGTATTCAACAATTTAACAATGTACTTGCGTTATTTTATGATCAGTCTTCATTCACAAATTCATCAATGTCCTTATCTTCTGTATCTGAATTGAACAGCTGAGCGATTTCTCCTTCAAACATGCCAGGTTCCCGCTCGTCATTATCGGAGTCAATTTTGTTGCCGTGCGGCTGTTTAGCAATAATGCCGGCTTTTGCGAGCTTAGGCGTCCACAATCTATTCACATATGGTGGTGTACTCACCCGATGTTGCCTCCCAGTTTGGTGAAAGTGTGTTCGCCATCTCTCATTCAGCGTACAGGCTGCTCGGAACTTAATATGAACGTCAAGTTTACAGCAATGTCCAGCAGTTGGAGACTTTGAGTTCCTTCGTTAATCCTCCCAGAATGATGACAAGCTCCCCCCGTGATTACACCGCGCGTGAGCGTTGTGGAGCCGCTCCGctccgtcttgactgcgtgctcggCGGACACgtcaattttgattttgttttcttgcttCCCCCACCGATGTAGAATTATCTCGTGCCTTCATGTACAAACCCGTAACTGATTGCAGTTTAAATTGTGCTTTGTAAGCATGTGTCTTCGCTGATCCCATTTTACGGACTCCTTGGCCAAACCGATGTTTAACAGTGCAAATACCGGCAGTATTTTGTTATCCGTTCCTGCTCGGTCTCGCGGCCACACGTCGCCAAACAGGTGGGCTCCAAACGGGGTTGACGAAATGAACTGCAGGAGCCAGGATGTCACACCGAAGTCTGCTCTTTTATGTAGTCACACATCATACGCAAGCAATTACAGTGGGTTGAGGAAGCAGCCAAGCAAGAACGAGCGCCCACCAATCAGAAATGCGCGGTGACACAGCAAAATTTGCCCTGATTCTTGACTGGAACGTCTTCAGATTTTGCGCGCATAAAAGGGGccccttattttttttatttttttttatttttatttatttttttgctggctCGAAGGGGTGGTGGGTCATATTTAGGAGCGCCGCTGCGCCGCTGCCGAATGAATACAACGAAAACGCTGGAATTTACAATATTTGGCCAGTCCTGTCCACTTTACCTAACCGATGCTAAGCTAACCGATGTCAGATGTATGTCTCTAGCATAGAACATTCGGTAAACGTTGCCGACGGCACAACactgaggggcatattcactaaaggtttgcatcgcctttgcacggtgctaaccggtaaaaatggagcaatccgggagcgcctaattcactaaaccaatctgccaaccagattgcgcccagtgcgccggtgttatttgcgcgtatgtagattaggtaatttgcatacatttgacgcaaaatgtgcccaccccaatgcaaatgaaactgactcattgatatacagcgtctagtTCACTAACGCCATCGCAAGAAGCCACatggagtttgcgtgacgcaaataccatttatggaaagcatgtattaacctgccgcacCCTTGATCGCGGGATCAtgacagtgcatgccatttgcgacACAAAATGCACGGCCCTCTCTGGCTgatcacagagagagagagagagaaagagagagggagCGCGAGCAAGTGAGAGAGGGAGTTTTTCTATCTTGGtataggacacataacgtaacccgggctgatcgcaatggcggggaggcattttacgatcatttttacgtgccagatgcatactgtacgcccatgcaacctctgaaaatatattttttttaaatgattgcaccaataatttgtgctttatgaatgaatgacgttgttgtcgtcctctctgctctgtacctcttaaagggatcgtttggatttttttacatgaatctctatttcatcctcacctccaacaGTGTGctatcagcactgacttacccttgacagtgttctgtgagacgagttctggtctggtgttggacgagaagaaaatagtccGGCGAGTTGGCTGGGGCCacttaaataaagcgtttttcttctaaaaacaatttgtgttcaaaagagtgatatatttgcacacaaaactccctcctgaaaaaaagtcagactccattacccccggccactatttttctgttcattcgtattactgcgcggcgccctctagagagctgatagacgcgctgcagacagctgatagtcgcgccttccgccttcgaaaagagaacttgtagattagtccacgtctatcagctgcatatGGGGCgccacgcagtgatacgaacaaacagaaaaatagtgcccggcggtaatggcgtctgactttttttcagtagagagtttgtgatgcaaatgtatcattcTTTTGAACGCAAattgttttagaagaaaaacgctttatttatgtgaccccagccaactcgccggactattttcttctcgtccaacaccggaccagaactcgtctcacagaacactgtcaagggtaagtcagtgctgatcgcacaccactggaaatgaggatgaaatatagatttatgtaaaaaaaaatctgaactatccctttaatggCACTGTAAACGCTTActttcggtccaacctcgcttcctgataatgtcatctttctcgcagctgttactataacaaccatgttgttggagcaaatccattgccatgtgtggtaaatcaggtgcaaatttgctccaagctgtcagtttttttgggcgtgtttgcgccggcatatgattagagcaatatccttagtgaattaggtgggtaactgggcgcagactgcggattaggggtgttaaaaaaaaaatcgattcggcgatatatcgcgatactacatcgcgcgattctcgaatcgattcaataatcggcagaatcgatttttttttttttttttttttttttaaggattcacaccttgagcatggaagaatgttatatgaacggcacattaagccttaatatttttattttaatgctgttcaaacatgaaacagattacaacctctataagactgaaatttcagataaataaataatacattttcatataaatcttacactctacaagcttactgattagtattttctaaatatgaatgaaaaaaaatcgcaacaatcgacttataaattcgtatcgggattaatcggtatcgaatcgtgaccattcgtatcgggattaatcggtatcgaatcgaatcgtgacctgtgaatcgtgatacgaatcgaatcgtcaggtactaggcaattcacacccctactgcggATGTAGTTGTGGTGTAATATTTGACGCTATTACCGGCCGCAACGCTTTCTTAGTGAAGATACTCCTGAGTGCTGAACCTGGCTGCCCCAGTCCCATTTCTTTATTGTCGAACTTCTCGATGAGCCGGCATAACCTATTGATTGTCCACATTCTTCGTTAGGGACTTCTCCCCGGCACTCTTCAACAGCGTTCCCATCTTGCCGTCCTCCTTGTCCAATCAGCTGCCCCCGCAGCTCAGCACCGACTCCAGCCCGGGACAGGTGGCGGCGGCCTCCTTGCAGGGGGTGTTGCGGCCCAACCTCGACCCCACGCTCGCCCCGCTGCCGCCGCCACCATCCGCCAACATGGCCCCCAAGGGCCTGGAGGACACCAGGGAGCCGGTCCTCCCGTCCGGCGTGAAGGCCAGTCTGTTACTGGCGTCCGCCTCCAAGATCGAGCCGATGAAGGCCTTGGACTCCAGGTTCACCGAGAGATCCAAGACCACGCCGGGCGTCCCTGCCGCCATCTCCTCCACTGCCGGCCTGCCGCCACTTGACAGGTTGTATTCCACTCAACTTTACCTCTCTATGAAAATAGGAACTATGGTACCAAAGACCTTAAACATATCTTTCAACCTAACGCTTCAGAACAAATAGTTTACAAAAGTAATttgattttaaatcaaatgcCCCTGAAgtctgattattgctgtcatgtGCAGTGCTCCCTGGTCTgaagaaatattctaatattttgttttgagataggatacttgAGTTGTCTTCAGCTgttagccataatcagcaatattaaaataataaaaggcttgcaatatttcagttgatttgcaatgaatctagaatgtatgacatttttgttttttaattgcattatagaAAATAAAGACCTTTAtcataatattctaattttctgagacagtcctgtattagCCGGCCGGGGCCTTGGCGACACAGTtagacaaagcaaaaaaaaaaaatatatatatagccaaAAGTTTATAAGGTTTTCAGAGAATAAACTGATGCTGTGTGGTTAATGGTGTCTTTTGATGTGTGGTTATAGTGTCTGTGAtgtgtgtttgtagtgattGATGATGACGACAAGGTGTCTTTGATGTGCGGTAGATGGTAGATTTGATGTGAATGGCGTGTGATTGCGTGATGTGGTTGACAGTGTCCTTAGGTGGTTTTCGTGTCTTTGATGTGCTGTCTTTGATATCTTTAATGTATGATTACTAATGTGGTTGATGGAGTCTTTGGTTTACAAAAAGCGGTTGTGtcttttaggggtgtgaattgcctcgtacctgacgattcgattcgtatcacgattcacaggtcacgattcgattcgataccgattaatcccgatacgaatttctaagtcgattgttgcgattttttttcattcaaatttagaaaatactaatcagtaagcttgtagagtgtaagatttatatgaaaatgtattatttatttatctgaaatttcagtcttatagaggttgtaatctgtttcatgtttaaacagcattaaaataaaatattaaggcttaatgttccgttcatataacattcttccatgcttaaggtgtgaatcctaaaaaaataaataaataaataaataaataaatcgattttgcctattgaatcgattcgagaatcgcgcgatgtagtatcgcgatatatcgccgaatcgattttttttaacacccctagtgtcttTGATTTTGTggttttgtgaattgtgttGTCTTTGGTTGCTGTCATGTGTTTTTTGGTGTCTTTGATGACGTGATAGTGGGTGTCTGATGTGATTTATGGTAACGTGTGGTCTTTAATGTTGTGTGTAGTTTACGTCTCATGTTGTTAGTCGTGTGGTTAATGGTTTCTTTGATATGTGGTTAATGTGTTTTGATGTCATGTCGCTAAAAACAACCTTGGAAATAAGCACAAATAGGTGCACCCCCCCCAGCTAATCGTTTTAAATAAGCACCATAGGCAAATTTGGAGGCGAATGGTGATTCGCGGTTTACGTCTTCTAACTACTTTTTCGTTCCTGATGGGCTCATTCAGGCCCAAAGACGCGGTGGCGGTGTCTGTCCCAAAGGACGTGAAGGCCAAGGAGGACACCAGCAGCGACAGtgaggacaagatggccgccatcaACAAGAACCTGTCCCTGTGCAAGCGCAAAGCTGAGCCGCTGATGATGGACGCCGCTGAGGTGGTGGAGAAGCGCAAGAAGGGGCGGCCGCGCAAGGACAAAATGGCGCCGCCTGTGATGAGCCACTCCTTCacacaggtaaaaaaaataaataaataaaaatggtgggAAAATGAGAATTAAATCTCATGTCATAATGTCTTatgtcagtgcttctcaattattttctgtcatgcccactctaggaagaagaaaacatctcgcgcccccccaaaccccccacACCACCTACGCTTCGTCATAATTCCTCGTCTTAGCTTTCGGGCGACTTTCGTTTGTCTCTTTATCGCCGTCTCTCTCCGACTGTGttctcatccctgttaaatatttttttcatggtgtcacttgagggtctATTACACTTCGTGCCTACACTTCATAATACTTTgtactgtgtgcaaagcgcgcatgctctgtgcaaaaaaaaaacctacaccaccgagcgaatgcttcctgcgcacactctgccaatgacagcgccactgccccccAATGTAGTGGAGgtacaattgcactttattctgagacggtaaaaaaaataaaaataaaaaagcatgttccccgggGTCAAACGCTCCCCCCTTGACGAAGCCTCGCGCCACCCTGggggggcctgccccactatttgagaagcactgccttaTGTTaagtttaaaacatttttttttcttcagttaaCTTCTCCCCCGGAACGGGAGCCCATCAGGGTGGCGGCCGCGGTGGTGGTGCCGCCCATTCCGGCTCCAGCAGCCGTCCTCAAGCTGCCAACGCCGAGCTTCCAGAAAGCCTTCAACCTACAGGTGACAGCAAGATGCTCAAAAAATGGGACAGGTGCGCTGACGTGCGTGTGCGCACTCGCAGGTGAGCATGGAGCCGGCACTCTTCCTGGAGGTAGAGAACGAGGTGACGTCGGCGGCCGGCTCCCGGCTCAGTCAGCTGTGCTGCTCCCGAGACGGACGCGAGTGGAACACGCTGCTGCCCAGCTCGGTGATGGCCGCCGCGGGGAGCTGGTGAGCCTCAAGatacacccccccaccccttgaGACGTCACGTGACCACAATCCTCTCTCCCTCCTCAGCGAGGTCCTGGCCGTGGCGTGCCAGGACCGGATGCTGTCGGTGTTCTCGTCCtacggccgccgcctcctgccgtCCATCCAGTTGCCGTCACCCGTGTCCGCCCTCAGCTGCTCGGCCCACTTCGTCATGGCACTGACCGCCGGGGCCACACTCTCTGTGTGGTCAGTTCAACAATGTGCTTGACGGTGTCTTTGAGGGCAAGCTTGTGTGGTTGATGAAGTCTTTGACGCATGTATGATTGTCATGTTTGATGCCATCTCTGAAGTTGCGAGGTCAGTCTTCATGAGTTATCTAAACGATGagttatcaaaaataattatcaagtaattttataatttacTAGTTGTCGATTGCTTAATCGTTATACCTCTACAATGCAATGGTTGATGTGACTTTATTGCTGTGAGGTTGTTGATCTTTGATACTGTGTAGCTGATGGTGTCTTTGACAGTTATTTGATGTGTGTTTGAATGGTGTCATTGATGTTGTGGAAGTGATGGCATGCATGTGATCCTTTGGGTGGTTTATGTCGTTGATAAGATGATGTTTGTGTCTTTGATACTGTGCAGTTGATGGTGTCTTTGACACTGTTATTTGGTGTGTGTTTGATTGATGTGGAGGTGATGGCATTAATGTTATCCATTAGGTGGTTGATGTCGTTGATGAGATTATGTTTGTGTCTTTGATACTGTGCTGTTGATGGTGTCTTTGACACGGTTGTTTGATGTGTGTTTTGAATGGGGTGATTGATTTTGCGAAAGTGATGCCATTCATGTCATCCTTTAGGTAGTTGATGTCGTAGATAAGACAATGTTTGTGTCTTTGATACTGTGCTTTTGATGGTGTCTTTGAAACAGTTGTTTGATGTGTAATTGATGTTGTGAAAGTGATGTCATTCATGTCATTCGTTGGGTGGTTGATGTCGTTGATAAGATGATGTTTGTGTCTTTGATATTGTGCAGTTGTCTTTGCCTTTTTGACATGTCTGATGGTGGCGTTTTATAGATTGTCATTCATGTCATGAGGTTTATTGTGTTTTTGACGGTGTGTGGTTGATGTCTGTCATTGTTTTATACCATGTTGATGGTGTGTTACTTTGTTGTGTGGTTTGAGGGAGTCTTTGTCGTGTAGTGGATGGTGATGAAGGTCCTTGATAAGTGAGTAAAGATGTTTGAGGATGATAAAGGTTTTGTATTGAACTTAATGATGTCATTGAGGTCATTTTGTTTCAGTGCTGTATAATGAGGGTGCCTTTGATTTCGTatttgatgatgtcattgaggttattttgtttcattgtcgTATATATTGAGGGTGTCTTTGATATCTTATTTGATGATGTCTTTGTATTGAAGTTGATGTAATTGAGGTTATTTTGTTACATTGTCGCAATGTCGTATATTGAGGGTGTCTTTGATGTCTGATTTGATGTTGCCTTTGATAACGTGATTTCTGATGTTATTGACTTGCTCTGCGTCGGCCCACAGGGACGCCTATAAGCAGAAGGCTCTGGTCAAAAACGAGTCCCTGGCCACCATTTTGTCTGGTGAGAccggccacttcctgtttcttgTTTTGAGACGCTGCCctcaaagcagccattttgttgacccgtgtttttgtgtgtgtgtgtgtttaggtTCAGAGGTGACCGTGTCTCAATCTCTGCTGACCCAGCAGGGCGTCCCGGTCATCGGCCTGTCCAACGGCAAGTCCTTCTGCTTCAGCCCGTCTCTGGAGACGTGGTGAGACACGCAAACGAGCTCCTTTTCACTTGTCAATATTAGCCAATCACACAGCTCCGAGAAACACCAACGATTGCCAATGAATGAGTAACTAAGACTAACTCTCCTCTCATTGGCTGTCATGTTCAGGACGCTGATCGCAGATCGAGGAGATTGTCTGGCCCAATGCGCCGACTTTAGGAGCTGCCTCCCTACCCAGGATGCACCTGGCTCCTCGGGGCCTCTGGCCACCATGCAGGGACGCAACCTCAAGTAAGCCGAAACACCAAAgctccttggaaaaaaaaaaggtacaaaaagcacagtgacactcttctttttcttcctgatggcAGCGCCGGCCGCATGGCGTCCCGCCTGTCGACCGCCCCACACCACCTGCAGCAGAGCAtgactctggccttcctggagaACCAGCTGGCGGCGGCGCGCACGCTGCAGTCGGCGCCCGAGTATCGCTACTGGCTGCTCATCTACGCACGGTTCCTCGTCAACGAAGGTACGCAATCGTTTCATTTAGGTGCGAGCAACAGGTGGTGcaaagtagggctgggaatctttgactgtctcacgattcgattacgatttttgggtctacgatttgattcagaatcgattttcgattctcgattcaaacgatttttgattcaaaattatttgattgacaaatgatttctgcttcaatttacagatatgcacaacattgttattatctactccagtctgctttccaagacaaaatgacaaatagagccattaaagtgtcttttttttatttttattttttatttatttatttatttttttattattatctattaattttgttttgtaagtgcctttttccacaaaaaaagcatgtgggctacaactgccttttccccttcttcttcatttctaatttaaataaaatcgatttttggatattattatcgattcgattcgattaataaatgagaatctcgattcttttatgaatcgattttttggtgCACCCCTAGTGCAAAGTTACTCATCGTTTATTTGTCTTATTAACCAACATTTTGCAGGCTTTCGCATGccatttgaaaattcagcccctggaTGCAGTTTGATTTAGCGGCATGAAATTTGGTTGACATTAGACCCACAAGAAGAGTCTTCAGAAACCATGTCTTAAAGGGACagtaacatgaaaaatcaactttttggagcttttagtcgTGTTAAATTGCTAattcatgcttggcaggttaattgggcactccaaatAGTCCCTAgcggtgcttgtgagtgtgagtggttgttcgtctctgtgtgccctgcgattggctggcaaccagttcagggtgtaccccgcctactgcccgaagccagctaggataggctccagcaccccccgcgacccttgtgaggagcaagcggttaagaaaatggatgggtggatggtttCCTTCATTCGTTCCTCTCTGAGACATTCTAGGTCATTGTGCTCTCCAAGCATCagaccctcccaacctgagaaaatgagcgagtgctcactttatgacatcatagaGTGTGGACCCACCCCCTCACTGCCTCTGTGGACTAAACGCATGCCCACTTTCTcttgagacctccatgggatagtgacaaaagtagcctctataagtaaacattctgtccaaatgaattcaaagcaatccagtatccttcacatttgcaatgacaAAGTGCAATGataattggctgtcttaaaattcCACAAAGGCTCTGGCTGTCACTTGTGTCAACTACAATCAACTTTAGCATGTTGAGCCTAACTGAGcgaatagtatagtggttagtgcgCTTGCTCTGTAAGTAGCAAGTACCCGGTTCGAGACCAGCTCATGTtggttttttgattttttttttttcccctccctcttCTTCCCCTGCTCCCCttcctcctccacgatttcttgcgACAAGGAGCCgtcttgtttcaaatgttttattgaagaattgatggcttgcattcagAGGAATGCTCAAACGCAGAGCTCCAAAAGCAGCAAGACTGCAT belongs to Festucalex cinctus isolate MCC-2025b chromosome 5, RoL_Fcin_1.0, whole genome shotgun sequence and includes:
- the hira gene encoding protein HIRA, whose translation is MKLLKPSWVSHNGKPIFSVDIHPDGTKFATGGQGEDSGKVMIWNMAPVLREEDEKNENVPKMLCQMDNHLACVNCVRWSNNGHYLASGGDDKLVMVWKRAAFIGPSTVFGSSSKLANVEQWRCVTILRNHTGDVMDVAWSPHDVWLASCSVDNTIVIWNARKFPEMVMCLRGHTGLVKGLTWDPVGKYIASQADDHSLKVWRTVDWQMEANITKPFSECGGTTHVLRLSWSPDGQYLVSAHAMNNSGPTAQIVERDGWKTNMDFVGHRKAVTVVKFNPKIFKKKQKNGSSSKPSCPYCCCAVGSKDRSLSVWLTSLKRPLVVIHDLFDKSIMDISWTLTGLGMLVCSMDGTVAYLDFSLDELGDPLSEEEKNTIHQNIYGKSLAITSTQEPQLATTIIENPEMLKYQQERQSSAHNNSAVVGADSSAPKLNSVMNGESLEDIRKNLLKKQVETRTADGRRRITPLCIAQLDTGDFSPALFNSVPILPSSLSNQLPPQLSTDSSPGQVAAASLQGVLRPNLDPTLAPLPPPPSANMAPKGLEDTREPVLPSGVKASLLLASASKIEPMKALDSRFTERSKTTPGVPAAISSTAGLPPLDRPKDAVAVSVPKDVKAKEDTSSDSEDKMAAINKNLSLCKRKAEPLMMDAAEVVEKRKKGRPRKDKMAPPVMSHSFTQLTSPPEREPIRVAAAVVVPPIPAPAAVLKLPTPSFQKAFNLQVSMEPALFLEVENEVTSAAGSRLSQLCCSRDGREWNTLLPSSVMAAAGSCEVLAVACQDRMLSVFSSYGRRLLPSIQLPSPVSALSCSAHFVMALTAGATLSVWDAYKQKALVKNESLATILSGSEVTVSQSLLTQQGVPVIGLSNGKSFCFSPSLETWTLIADRGDCLAQCADFRSCLPTQDAPGSSGPLATMQGRNLNAGRMASRLSTAPHHLQQSMTLAFLENQLAAARTLQSAPEYRYWLLIYARFLVNEGSEFRLRDLCKELLGPVHKSAATAWEATILGLRKRELLQEVLPVIGENLRFQRLFTEYQDQLEQLRNK